A part of Desulfomicrobium apsheronum genomic DNA contains:
- the fliN gene encoding flagellar motor switch protein FliN: protein MVEDQDKLAAEWAAALEQQGEAEAEGGGAEKDLADAWSSALQEQDSGGSDQALADEWAKALADEEETKIQHEKKQRQLAAQSKDFDYKDLTAEAKAPRPEGLRKDLDFILDIPLEVSAQLGSTKLLINELLQLGQGSVIELNKLAGEPLEILVNGKLVARGEAVVINEKFGVRLTDIISPIERVKQLG from the coding sequence ATGGTCGAAGATCAGGACAAGCTGGCGGCGGAATGGGCCGCGGCCCTGGAACAGCAGGGTGAGGCGGAGGCTGAAGGCGGCGGGGCCGAGAAAGACCTGGCCGATGCCTGGAGTTCGGCGTTGCAGGAACAGGACTCCGGCGGCTCCGATCAGGCCCTGGCCGACGAATGGGCCAAGGCTCTGGCCGACGAGGAGGAGACCAAGATTCAGCATGAGAAGAAGCAGAGACAGCTCGCCGCCCAGAGCAAGGATTTCGATTACAAAGATTTGACGGCGGAAGCCAAGGCACCAAGGCCCGAAGGGCTGCGCAAGGACCTTGACTTCATCCTCGACATTCCGCTTGAAGTCTCGGCCCAGCTCGGGAGCACCAAGCTGCTCATCAATGAACTGCTACAGCTCGGGCAGGGCTCGGTCATAGAATTGAACAAGCTGGCCGGCGAACCTCTTGAGATCCTGGTCAACGGCAAGCTCGTGGCGCGCGGAGAGGCCGTGGTCATCAACGAAAAGTTCGGGGTGCGTCTGACCGACATCATCAGCCCCATCGAGAGGGTCAAGCAACTTGGATAA
- the fliO gene encoding flagellar biosynthetic protein FliO, translating to MDNATLTGAGAGLGLASVKMAAALLLILGLIFLGLALLKRFGLAARLQGRGSGALRVEERVALGPRKQLVVVRFLNKLLVLGVTDNGINLIAEHQADNEPIPDFQTTLDQETGEDTPS from the coding sequence TTGGATAACGCGACTTTGACAGGCGCCGGTGCGGGACTCGGACTTGCATCGGTCAAAATGGCGGCGGCGTTGCTGCTTATTTTGGGGCTTATTTTCCTCGGGCTCGCGCTTCTGAAACGCTTTGGGCTGGCGGCACGACTGCAAGGGCGCGGTTCCGGTGCTCTCAGGGTGGAGGAGAGAGTTGCCCTTGGTCCGCGCAAGCAGCTGGTGGTGGTCCGCTTCTTGAATAAGCTTCTGGTGTTGGGCGTCACCGACAACGGAATCAACTTGATAGCGGAGCACCAGGCAGACAATGAACCGATCCCGGATTTTCAGACCACACTGGACCAGGAAACTGGGGAGGATACTCCTTCCTAG
- the fliP gene encoding flagellar type III secretion system pore protein FliP (The bacterial flagellar biogenesis protein FliP forms a type III secretion system (T3SS)-type pore required for flagellar assembly.), with amino-acid sequence MNRSRIFRPHWTRKLGRILLPSLIFCFFPILLLAADGPNLPSLSLQLSSGQAEPQKVAVALEIMALLTMLSMAPAFMLTVTSFTRIIIVFHFLRQAMGTQQMPPNQVLASLAIFMTVVIMMPTGRTINDTALQPYLKEEIGYGEALQRAETPLRTFLFKHTREKDLSVFFSMTGLERPQNKDEVPTMVLVPAYVISELKTGFQIGFLIYIPFLILDMVVASILLSMGMMMLPPVMVSLPFKILLFVMVDGWNLIIGSLVNSFI; translated from the coding sequence ATGAACCGATCCCGGATTTTCAGACCACACTGGACCAGGAAACTGGGGAGGATACTCCTTCCTAGCCTGATTTTCTGTTTTTTTCCTATTTTACTCCTGGCCGCCGATGGGCCCAATCTTCCTTCTCTTTCCTTGCAGCTTTCCAGCGGTCAGGCCGAGCCCCAGAAAGTGGCCGTGGCGCTGGAGATCATGGCCCTGCTCACGATGCTGTCCATGGCTCCGGCCTTCATGCTGACGGTCACGTCCTTCACCCGCATCATCATTGTCTTCCATTTTCTGCGTCAGGCCATGGGAACCCAGCAGATGCCACCCAATCAGGTGCTGGCCTCCCTGGCCATCTTCATGACCGTGGTCATCATGATGCCTACGGGACGCACCATCAACGATACGGCCCTGCAACCCTACCTGAAAGAAGAGATCGGCTACGGGGAAGCCTTGCAGCGGGCTGAGACACCGCTGCGTACTTTTCTTTTCAAGCATACTCGGGAAAAGGATCTTTCGGTATTTTTCTCGATGACGGGTCTTGAGAGGCCGCAGAACAAAGATGAAGTGCCGACCATGGTCCTTGTTCCTGCCTACGTGATCAGCGAGCTCAAGACAGGATTTCAGATTGGATTTTTGATTTACATACCATTTCTCATTTTAGACATGGTTGTGGCCAGTATCCTTCTTTCCATGGGTATGATGATGCTTCCGCCGGTCATGGTTTCCTTGCCGTTCAAGATTCTTCTTTTTGTCATGGTGGATGGCTGGAATCTGATAATAGGCTCTCTTGTAAACAGTTTTATCTAG
- the fliQ gene encoding flagellar biosynthesis protein FliQ: MTPEFVIGFARQSIELTLVIALPMLGVGLGVGVFVSILQAATQIQEMTLTFVPKIIAVFLALLISFPWIMDKMITYTQEIFLNFPQYIK; this comes from the coding sequence ATGACCCCCGAATTTGTCATCGGTTTCGCACGGCAATCCATTGAATTGACCCTGGTCATCGCCTTGCCCATGCTTGGCGTGGGACTGGGAGTGGGTGTTTTCGTGAGCATACTTCAGGCCGCGACACAGATTCAGGAAATGACCCTGACGTTCGTGCCCAAGATCATCGCCGTTTTTTTGGCGCTGCTCATATCCTTCCCCTGGATCATGGACAAGATGATCACGTACACCCAGGAGATTTTCCTGAATTTTCCGCAATACATCAAATAG